TGCTAGGAGTAAACTAATGCGAGGATATTGCGAAGGAAATACGACTTCAATATATGGAATACAGGGCAATCAAGAAATATTTCCTCAAAAGGCCATAATGTGTCAGAAAATATAGCTGGGATAATACAGTAACTCCTAGCTCTCAGGTGCTTTTCTGGGACTCTTTTGAGTCAGTATCAGGCTGTCAACAAATCTTTTAAAGCTTTCTTGATGACACTAGAGACTTTTAAGAGAAGTAATAGCattgaaactatatatatatatatacactttgATTAAAGAAAAGCTGGAAGCTTGCtgataaaatattacaatCTGTGTATTATACCTGGATATGTAAGTAACCCCAGTTTGTCCAATTTTCTGTATGGTCTGCAGAGTAACATTTCCTGAAGCCTACCACCAGAGAATAGGCGAATCAAAATCTGATATAAcgttatataaataaataaataactacaAAGCATTTATATTACAGGATAGGACATCCTCCTAAATGCAAATTCAACCTAAAAACGAGTAAAGAAGAATAATCTTAAATCAAATACGTATTACATACATAAAAATATGTGTTTTAAGAAGAATAATCCAATGTATTTCATcgaaaattcttcatttttgtccATCGTTTCATAAATAATGTGTTCATGCAATCAAATTATAAACCAGACACTCTTCTAGCATATGGTGTGTTAAGTGTTGAGTATCACATTATCAAATATCTATCAAACTTAAACGCTATGTGAGCCAAATGGTCGCGCTTCAAAAGGGCAAAACTCATTATAACTCAATGTATTAGTTATCCtaagtaaaaaaattgatcTATATGCAGAACTTAAAGGTCATCAATAGAGTTCAAGTTCCCGACACGGCGAAATGTGCTGGTATTAAACAGTACGTACCTCGGTCTCAAATCTCCCATTGATGATGTCTACAGCCTCCTTAAGCATGGACACATCAACATCGCCACTTGGGAGTGGAACGACCATATTATCCAACATCATCCTAGTTAAGGATGTCTTGTTTTGGGTAGCATAGTGCAGTACCTCATGAACTTCCTCAAGTGTCCTGGTCTCAACCtggaaattgattaaaatataaccAAGAAAAATTCAGTTCCATCTAAAAGTAAgcaatataaaaacaaaaattagcatGTTGAAACATATCAAGAAGAAATCCTTAAACATTTAAGAAACAATAAAACTTAGGTGTAAACAAGTTGTAATATAtatcattataatttaatttaaacaaaatcgGAGTTACAAGCGCATACACACAAGCGCccacacatttttttaatatccatAAATGTTCTGTGCACGTACCTTGACTTATCTTACGAGACAATTTTCTAACCCTATAACATCTAATTACTAGGAAACCCATAgaattttaatatctatagatattacaatataaaaacaaacaaaaaggatTCAGAATAACtagaaaaacaattttaaacttattaaaaaaacgttAGGATTCGGGAAAGTACCTCGACGTTCATTTTAAGATTTCTTTGTTGCAGATACAAGTCAACAGAGTTAATGGCATTTGAGATGCCTCCAGCTGCTGATATATGATTATCTTTTATCAACACCATATCAAATAAACCCATCCTGTGATTTTGGCCTCCACCAATCAATACCTGTAAGAACATCAATAAAGAATTTAAGTGTAGAATGCCAAAAAAGTTTCTGTAAAAGTAGAACCAAGGAAGTGATATACACCGCCCACTTATCCACCAAACGTAAACCTGGAGCAGTTTTTCTCGTTTCCAGAATGCGTGCAGGGGCAGCAGCATCTGCCATTGCCTGCAAAATCCTCGATGCCATGGACTTGTTAATACTcactaaaacaagaaaaaaggcaaaataacataaaatccATTGGCTATCTCACCCCATTGTGTCCCTATATTTATACACTATGTGGAAGAAATTGATACTATCAAACTACTTATTGATTGCATCATAAGGGAAACAAACGAACCTTAGTTAATGTTGCAATTCCACTCATTCTCTGCATAAAATTTAGTGCCACCCTTTCAGCTACAAGGATGCTTTGTGCTTGCCCtgcatataaaaaatttaggaagTTTAGGAAGTTTAGGAAGTTTATTTCCATGTCTGCATCACGTGTTTGGAGTATCCCATACCAACACTATGCTCGACACGGAGTTTTGTTAAGCTTCCTAGAGATTTTCAGTTCTTACCAGAAACTTTTCCAAATTGTAGTCCTTTATGAATATAATCTCCATCCTTCTGAGACCATTCTACCTGATTAGGATCAACGGGAACACGTCCATCTCATAAATAACTCGATAAGAATCAAAAGGAAGAGGGGGAGGGAGGGATGAGAGAGAACATCAACATTACCTTAATTGAAGGATCAACCTCCTGGAATACCATGTTTGCAAGAGCAATGCCAGCAACAATGCCGTCCTCTTTGGCCAAGAAGAAAGCATCCACTACCATGTCAGAGGGGATGGTGGCCAGAGATGTTACATCACCTACAATTGTGTTAGGGGTACTATCACAGCAGTTTCACTTAGGTGGAAAAACAGACTTAACCCAAGTAGATTCGAGgcgaaaatataattacattGATGATTTGAATGCATCTATAAATTTCTTGTTCAACGAAATAAGACTTAAGATCGAAAGCATACCTAGGAAGCAAAAACTATGCTAAATATTATTTGgcaaatgaaaatttcagcAACTAATTCctcttttaaaaaagaaaaagatcatAATGAATGGGGAGGTAAACCCAGAAATCACcatggaaaattaaaaagtaatatcTATTATACCAAAATTAGCAGAATCTTCAGCAAGGGCTAACTTGATAACGCCTCGCAAATCATAGGTAGGGTGAGATGGAGGCTGGATTGCTACTGATGCAACTGATATTCCAGAATCTTTTGACACAGATGCAGACATTGCCGTAAGTTTCCTGAAGTTGTTGAGTCATTAACAAAGGGGAAAGCTAACAAGTCACCATAAATCTTTACAGCACAAACAGACGAGCTCTacattaaaatgaaagaaccagtacatgaaaattttacaGGGCGTCAAGTTTTCTTGTCATCAAGTGTTTTATTATGCCTTTATGAACAAGATGGTACTAAAAGGGGATCACAAGTTTGATGAACTCTTTTAATGCCTGAGATATGGAAGTTGGAcatatttaagatataaaatcAACTAAAAGTTGCCAAATTAAAAGGTTCTTACTCTTTTAATGTGTCATTATATCATTACGAACAAGATGGCACTAAAAAGTGGATCATAAGTTGGACCAATGTCTCATAGAACATGAACTGTAATTGACATTGAAGTCTAACACATTTCAATGATTACCATTTTGAGATctatgaaatattataattatcaaCTAGTAATCATGTgggatcccacgttggttggagagggatacgaagcattctttatacgggtgtggaaacctctccctagtagatacgttttaaaaaccttgaagggaagcccgaaagggaaagcccaaagaggacaatatctactagcggtgagattgagctgttataaatggtatcggagctagacaccgggcaatgtgccagaGAGGAgactgagccccgaagggggtggacatgaggcaatgtgctagcaaggacgctgggccccgaaggagggtggattagggggtcccacatcgattaatgaagggaacgagtgccagcaagaacactaggccccaaagggaggtggattgtgagatttcacatcagttggaaagggaaacgaagcattctttataagggggtggaaacctctccccaacaaacacgttttaaaaatcttgagaggaagcccgaaaagaaaaacataaagatgacaatatctgttagcggtgggtttgggctgttacaaatcaTGAGATTCCAACGTCCAAAAAACGCATTAGTTCACATGTTAATATCATCCAATCTAAATAGCAATCAACCCAAACAGAAGGCAAACTTTGCTTTAGTTCCTAACATTTTCTTTGTACCCAGAAGTTATCATTACTTGTTAGCAACTTGTCCTTGATTTCTCATTATATTCATTACAGAAAGGCACTCAACATGCATTCAATTCCCCATTCATAGTCTTAAattcttcgttttcttttgcaaCATTACATGAGGACCTAGGAAACCATGCAAATACCTGGGAACCAAGCCGTGAGCAGTAGAGATTGAGATATGTGTTAACCCTCTAGAACAGCCCCGCAAATCGCTATGTCCACAGCATTGCCAGATATGCCCGAAAGAGGGTCTATACAGATTCAGTATATGCATCTACCCAAAAGACTAATTCGACTGTGCAGATAAAGTGGAATTGCGAtaagtgaaaattttcaaataccTAGAGGAGGGCGAAAGCGAGAAAGTGAAGAGAAACTCACCTTGGCGGCGGTGTATGTGTAATTCCCAGTCTGGAAATGCCTGAAACTCACGATTCTATTGCCTGTGTATGAGAGATAGCAACAAAATTGAGAATGAAGAAGCGATGTATAAGGAAGAACGCTAATTGAGAATGAAGAAGCGATGTATAAGGAAGAACGCtgcttgttttttcttctctcgaTAAAGTTCTTCAGGGAAAGTCGGCTACAGAAATGATTGGCGGAGAGGAcacaaattgaaattttattttctacaaatttaataaaatattaaatacattttaaaattaatatcaaattttgaaaattttagtgaatattttaattttatcatcaaaatttgagctttttagtctttaaaatttcaagatcTAATGAATATAATCATTTgattatgatataaaattatcattaataatctaattttattaattatgtaGAACACCAACAACGATGATGCGTGGTTGACAACGACAATGTGCATCGAGTAAACTTTGGAGAAGGTAAATCGGTAGAAGGAGAGAATTGGTAGAAGTCTATCATCTTAGTTCATATACAATCAATTACGATCGTGTTTTTCGTTGACAATGTCGAATGAtcacttgttttttttaactcttCATCATCTAAatcgaacaaaaaaagaattaaaaatgttaaatttttgagaagttaaagaaaagaaacccCTTTGACAAGAAATCCAGTCCAATTGTCTTGGTTCTTCAAGGAATCTGTTCATCATCTGCTTCCTGACATATAAATTCATTCCACTAATCGTTAATCCATCGTAAGTCCTCTCCAATCGCTCCCATGGCGCCGAGTAATTGCTCTCTAATTCTCCTCTTCATCCTCTTCCAATTGTTCCTCTCCCAAACCCTAGCTCGAAAGCCCCACCTTATCGATTTCCGATCCCCAAATCTGTATCCAGAGGGCATCGTATGGGACGCATCCGCGCAGCATTTCGTCGTCGGCTCACTCCACCACCGCACTCTCGTCTCCGTCTCTGACGCCGGCGTCgccgaaaccctaatccacgATCCTGACCTCCCCGAAAACGTCTCGATCTTAGGTCTCGCCATCGATTCCGTCAACAACCGCCTCCTCGCAGCCGTCCATGCTGCCCCTCCACTTCCGGAATTCAACGCCCTCGCTGCCTACGATCTGCGATCTCGCCGCCGCATCTCCCTCACTCCTCTCCCATCCGATGGAACCTCCAGTCACCGCCCTGTCGCAAACGCCGTCGCGGCCGACTTCAAGGGCAACGCCTTCATCACAAACTCCGCCGGAAACTTCATCTGGAAGGTAAACATAGACGGATCGGCCACAGTCTTCTCGAAATCAACGAGTTACAGTTCCCATCCCGCAACCCCCAACGAAGTCTATTCATCCTCAGGGCTAAACGGCGCGGTTTACGTGAGCAAAGGATATCTTCTGGTGGTGCAATCAAACACCGGAAAGATGTACAAAGTGGACGCAGACGACGGAACGGCGAGGCTGGTTTTGCTGAACAAAGATCTGAAAGGGGCGGACGGGATAGCGGCGAGGAGAGACGGCGTCGTTTTGGTGGTGAGTTACAGAAAGCTTTGGTTCCTGAAGAGCGAGGACAGTTGGGGTGAGGGGGTGGTTTATGACGAAATTGACCTCGATGAAGAGAAGTTCGCTACAGGCGTGACAGTGGGGAATGAGGGGAGGGTGTACGTGTTGAATGGTTACGTGAATGAGGGGTTAAATGGTAATTTAGGAAGGGAGCGGTTCGGGATTGAGGAAATGAGGTCTCCCAAAGAGAGTGAAGACGAATGGGTTTGGGTTTATGTATTGGTCGGGTTCGGTTTGgcttatttcttcttttggagATTTCAGATGAAACAACTCATTGGGAACATGGATAAGAagattaattgatttattatcataaactttttatttatccaaTCTATCAATAATATCAATTTGATATCACGATTACGTGCGTTTCATTATAATCGTAAGgccccaagtccaccgctaccCGGTATCGTTctctttaagttttttttttttgggcttccccctcaatatttttaaaaccgatgtaggatctcacaattataATACTATGATGAGACTCCAGAGGATTCCTAACTGTCTCTAGTAGTGATTGAGAGCCATATTTATGAACTCTAAGGGTTTCTAATTATCCTTACTAAcgattgaaatttatttgttgaCATGCACTGAGTCACGCCCCTTTATTATAAAGATGAGATTCTAAAAGGCTACCAACTACTTCTAGTAGTTGCTGAGAGTCATTCATAGACAGTTGCATCGATAGCTTGGTTGGTTTGATAGAGTTAGAGCTATAAATGACTCTCAACTACTACTACGAGAGATAGTTGATAGCCCTCTAGAGTTTCATCGTGGTAGCAACATAATAGAGGAAAATGATAAGTAGGTAAGTATGACGGTTATAATTTATGTCTTAAATAAATGGAGGTATAATCACACACTTAGCTAGTACAAATGTGCACCAATTCTCTGCTCTTCCTGTCTTTTATAATAACTCGTTTATTCATGTATGAAAGGATGGATCGTTACATCGTAATAGCTAACTACTTTTTTGTAACTTTGGACGATCTTGAAATGTTGATCAATGAGAAGCATTGAATTCCATGCAAATCCGTTGTCAAATAAACAGTCTTCTACTAATCCCTTGTGTCTGTTGTTTGTTCGGCCTCGGTATTTCAATTTGTCCAAACACAACCTATTTGTATTCGAATTTatagcaataaaaaaaattaataaatatttactaaaagaaaataggtcttttaaaaaaaaaaatctatttttttaatttctacttaaatttagaaaacttcttaattaataatcttttaagctaagaaataatattatttttagttttttttttttttaattcttaagaAACATTTACATCTCtaaccaaatttaaataaaataatttcttttttatttgaaaatattttttaagactaattaacaaaagcaaagaaactaaacttaattaaaaaataaataattatttattgagccgaaaaaaaaaatataaataattcaatcattcaaat
This genomic window from Cucurbita pepo subsp. pepo cultivar mu-cu-16 chromosome LG01, ASM280686v2, whole genome shotgun sequence contains:
- the LOC111778088 gene encoding nicotinate-nucleotide pyrophosphorylase [carboxylating], chloroplastic translates to MHILNLYRPSFGHIWQCCGHSDLRGCSRGLTHISISTAHGLVPRKLTAMSASVSKDSGISVASVAIQPPSHPTYDLRGVIKLALAEDSANFGDVTSLATIPSDMVVDAFFLAKEDGIVAGIALANMVFQEVDPSIKVEWSQKDGDYIHKGLQFGKVSGQAQSILVAERVALNFMQRMSGIATLTKAMADAAAPARILETRKTAPGLRLVDKWAVLIGGGQNHRMGLFDMVLIKDNHISAAGGISNAINSVDLYLQQRNLKMNVEVETRTLEEVHEVLHYATQNKTSLTRMMLDNMVVPLPSGDVDVSMLKEAVDIINGRFETEASGNVTLQTIQKIGQTGVTYISSGALTHSVKALDISLKIDTELALQVGRRTKRA
- the LOC111781020 gene encoding uncharacterized protein LOC111781020, whose amino-acid sequence is MAPSNCSLILLFILFQLFLSQTLARKPHLIDFRSPNLYPEGIVWDASAQHFVVGSLHHRTLVSVSDAGVAETLIHDPDLPENVSILGLAIDSVNNRLLAAVHAAPPLPEFNALAAYDLRSRRRISLTPLPSDGTSSHRPVANAVAADFKGNAFITNSAGNFIWKVNIDGSATVFSKSTSYSSHPATPNEVYSSSGLNGAVYVSKGYLLVVQSNTGKMYKVDADDGTARLVLLNKDLKGADGIAARRDGVVLVVSYRKLWFLKSEDSWGEGVVYDEIDLDEEKFATGVTVGNEGRVYVLNGYVNEGLNGNLGRERFGIEEMRSPKESEDEWVWVYVLVGFGLAYFFFWRFQMKQLIGNMDKKIN